From bacterium, the proteins below share one genomic window:
- a CDS encoding cupin domain-containing protein, whose product MERVNEFDKPFPKGNSGVKYLFRGPNIDWGVIVLPSGESLGKHGHREVEETFYFPDSAPMIYVNDIAYRVKPGDAFRIPPTESHNIVNDTESSVKIIFIKHLYRPEDKISYE is encoded by the coding sequence ATGGAACGAGTCAACGAATTCGATAAACCTTTTCCGAAAGGCAATTCCGGCGTTAAATACCTTTTTCGCGGACCGAATATTGATTGGGGCGTTATCGTTTTACCATCCGGCGAATCACTCGGAAAACATGGACATCGAGAAGTTGAAGAAACCTTTTATTTTCCGGATAGTGCGCCGATGATATACGTCAATGATATCGCATATCGGGTGAAACCGGGTGATGCGTTTCGGATCCCGCCTACAGAAAGCCATAATATTGTTAACGATACCGAAAGCTCAGTTAAAATCATTTTTATTAAACATCTCTATCGACCGGAAGATAAAATTAGCTATGAATAG
- a CDS encoding iron-containing alcohol dehydrogenase → MFEFYSAGRLIFGSGSFSLTGHIAQELGDTALIVLGGTAMRNLGVVDRLQQLLDQNSVRYTFYEGIHQEPTVGLVDAGVNLAIANRCNMVIAVGGGSVLDTGKAIAGVVTNGGSVFDYLEGVGNGKKFVRPALPYIAIPTTAGTGSEVTKNAVISSDESSVNKFKVSIRSPKLIPTVALIDPELTVSLPPEPTAYSGLDALTQLIEPYVSKSANPITDALAIYGIKLIGESLLAAYHNGADLIAREKMAIAAVLSGLALANAGLGAVHALARPLGAYYHIPHGLACAILLPYIMELNLDANVTKYAEIGRALTGKMHYVHDAVAAVHGLQFVRTLCDELNIPRNFKSYAINPADIPFIIQGAQGASLRDNPRPLTNDDVTNLFQKLI, encoded by the coding sequence ATGTTTGAATTCTATTCAGCGGGACGATTAATTTTCGGGTCAGGGAGCTTTTCGTTAACGGGTCATATCGCGCAAGAACTCGGCGATACTGCACTGATTGTACTCGGCGGAACCGCTATGCGGAACCTCGGTGTCGTTGACCGATTGCAGCAACTATTAGACCAGAATTCGGTGAGATATACTTTCTATGAAGGCATCCATCAGGAACCGACCGTTGGGCTCGTAGATGCCGGCGTTAATCTCGCGATAGCGAATCGGTGCAATATGGTTATTGCAGTTGGTGGCGGTAGTGTTCTGGATACTGGAAAAGCGATTGCCGGAGTAGTAACTAATGGCGGGTCAGTATTCGATTATTTAGAAGGTGTTGGGAATGGGAAAAAGTTTGTTCGACCAGCGTTACCCTATATTGCTATTCCGACTACTGCCGGAACCGGGTCGGAAGTAACCAAGAATGCGGTGATTAGTTCTGATGAAAGTTCCGTGAACAAGTTTAAGGTGAGTATCCGGAGTCCGAAGTTAATTCCGACCGTTGCGCTCATAGATCCGGAATTAACGGTATCGTTACCGCCGGAACCGACCGCATATTCCGGTTTAGATGCATTAACGCAATTGATTGAACCGTATGTATCGAAATCAGCGAATCCGATCACGGATGCGTTAGCGATTTATGGGATTAAATTGATCGGTGAATCGTTATTGGCGGCGTATCATAACGGAGCTGACCTCATTGCGCGCGAGAAAATGGCGATTGCGGCGGTATTGAGCGGATTAGCGTTAGCTAACGCTGGACTCGGTGCCGTCCATGCGCTGGCGCGACCGCTCGGTGCATACTACCATATCCCGCATGGATTAGCCTGTGCGATTCTGCTTCCCTATATTATGGAACTGAATCTAGATGCGAATGTAACGAAATACGCTGAAATTGGCAGAGCGCTAACCGGAAAAATGCATTATGTGCACGATGCAGTTGCTGCAGTTCACGGGTTACAGTTCGTTCGAACCTTATGCGATGAACTCAATATCCCGAGAAATTTCAAATCGTATGCAATCAATCCGGCAGATATTCCGTTCATCATTCAAGGCGCACAAGGAGCGAGTCTGCGCGATAATCCACGACCGTTAACCAATGACGATGTAACCAACTTATTCCAAAAACTTATTTAA
- a CDS encoding tetratricopeptide repeat protein: protein MENHTTIATFHRIIGIIGREKTILLGIFLLAFLLRLGYLWQISSAPYFDDPIGDSQIYYQRALEILAGDLLGKDVFFHSSPPYPYFIAAALAVSGHSLFFVYLLQILIGSGNCILIYLLTKRLANGRIYPAILAGLFAGFYGLFAFFDGDMLMIFLTVFCVDLSILLLLKYLETKQIRYSFFAGLSFGLAVLDKPNLLLFVPVAMVFLVRDWSDRAIRCRRWHWKPAFLYLGAIFLLMMPVTIRNYIVGHDFVLISSNGGVNFYIGNNPNSLGTFKLPKGSGLRDPGLYESSVAVAEQALGRQLKPSEVSNYWARKAGEFMLNHPCQALKLFARKLLLLLNAYEVPNHQNYYYIRTEFAPLLNFMPVGFWFIAPLAFAGIVWQMKSGCNLVGKLYGSFLVCYTVSLLLFFVTERYRLPMVPFLIAFAAMAIDAIRRTVPSWRAYIFWGITLLISGIVVFLPVQRFRYSFDRIAVGTKYFNHARRIQGTQGYMYLQMAIVNYKWALETDPTLAYGHYDLGLAYEVIGYNSGAIREYETTLQLDPGFTAATLAILSVKEKYAKIGDTIESTAIPRTPYEDILALESTAPPAMNIQRYRELTARDPFHYEAFNRLGQLYFQQKQYTQAIRAYKKGLAVQPNHGMLLNNLAETYAKLGKFALANRLWQRCLSLDPNNQTIRQRIHQ from the coding sequence ATGGAGAACCACACGACAATCGCTACATTCCACCGGATAATCGGAATAATCGGTCGAGAGAAAACGATATTACTCGGGATATTTTTGCTAGCGTTTCTGCTACGACTTGGGTATCTCTGGCAGATATCGAGTGCGCCATATTTCGATGACCCGATTGGTGATTCCCAGATATATTATCAACGGGCATTAGAGATTTTAGCCGGTGATCTGCTCGGGAAAGACGTTTTCTTTCACAGTTCACCGCCATATCCATATTTCATCGCTGCAGCGTTAGCGGTTTCAGGTCACTCGCTCTTTTTTGTCTATCTTCTTCAGATTCTCATCGGCTCTGGAAACTGTATTCTCATATATCTACTCACCAAACGGTTAGCGAACGGCAGAATCTATCCAGCGATACTCGCCGGATTGTTTGCAGGATTCTACGGTTTATTTGCTTTTTTCGATGGCGATATGCTCATGATTTTTTTGACGGTATTCTGTGTTGATTTAAGCATACTCCTTCTCCTGAAATATCTGGAAACGAAACAAATCAGATATAGTTTTTTCGCCGGATTATCGTTCGGATTAGCGGTTCTCGATAAACCGAATCTGCTCCTGTTCGTTCCGGTAGCGATGGTCTTTCTCGTGCGGGATTGGTCGGATCGCGCGATCCGATGCCGACGCTGGCATTGGAAACCAGCGTTTCTATATCTCGGTGCGATTTTCCTGCTGATGATGCCAGTAACCATACGGAATTATATCGTAGGACATGATTTTGTGCTCATTTCGTCAAACGGTGGTGTAAATTTTTATATTGGGAATAACCCGAATAGTCTCGGCACGTTCAAGCTCCCTAAAGGTTCCGGATTGCGTGACCCTGGTCTATATGAGAGTTCGGTTGCGGTTGCGGAACAAGCGCTCGGTCGGCAACTAAAACCGTCGGAAGTATCTAACTATTGGGCAAGAAAAGCCGGTGAATTTATGCTCAATCATCCATGCCAGGCACTGAAATTATTTGCGCGAAAATTATTGCTTTTGCTCAATGCCTACGAAGTGCCAAACCATCAGAATTATTACTATATCCGAACAGAATTTGCGCCACTGCTGAATTTCATGCCGGTCGGGTTCTGGTTCATTGCGCCGTTAGCGTTTGCAGGAATCGTTTGGCAGATGAAATCAGGATGTAATCTCGTTGGGAAATTGTATGGAAGTTTTCTGGTCTGTTATACAGTTTCGCTACTCTTATTTTTTGTTACAGAACGATACCGGCTGCCGATGGTTCCGTTTCTCATCGCGTTTGCTGCAATGGCAATCGATGCGATCCGGCGAACCGTCCCGAGCTGGCGTGCGTATATTTTCTGGGGAATAACGCTCTTGATATCGGGGATTGTAGTCTTCTTACCGGTTCAACGGTTCAGGTATAGTTTCGACCGGATTGCGGTTGGCACGAAATATTTCAACCACGCACGGCGCATCCAAGGAACCCAAGGTTATATGTATCTGCAGATGGCGATAGTCAATTATAAATGGGCGCTGGAAACCGACCCGACACTCGCGTATGGCCATTATGATTTAGGGTTAGCGTATGAAGTTATCGGATACAATTCCGGTGCAATTCGCGAATATGAAACTACCTTGCAACTCGATCCGGGGTTTACCGCAGCTACGCTAGCGATACTGAGTGTTAAAGAAAAATACGCAAAAATAGGCGATACCATAGAATCAACCGCGATACCTCGCACCCCGTATGAAGATATTCTTGCTCTAGAATCAACCGCTCCTCCGGCAATGAATATTCAACGATATCGCGAACTGACCGCTCGTGATCCATTTCATTACGAAGCGTTCAATCGACTCGGTCAACTCTATTTCCAGCAGAAACAGTATACTCAGGCAATTCGCGCGTATAAAAAAGGGTTAGCGGTTCAACCGAACCATGGTATGCTGTTAAACAACCTTGCGGAAACGTATGCTAAACTTGGGAAATTTGCACTCGCGAACCGGCTCTGGCAGCGATGTTTATCTCTCGATCCGAATAACCAAACAATTCGCCAACGAATCCATCAATGA
- a CDS encoding cell wall metabolism sensor histidine kinase WalK yields MQLPRTFQNRLIVTYLIISVLVIFFLGFIVDLTLEKEAINHLRESLGIQANIAAQFVDTAPVDQRDIDTLDAIAKKVKRLTGCRTTIIAVDGEVLGDSDEPREKIPLMENHRYRPEVKQALSGQFASSIRYSDTVRQKMLYVAIPLTGTSTFSTARNEAISSTLAPSVNGVIRLAIPLKTVQALRWSIRHVVFVGALIALFVSILTGVLMARSVTSPIKEINRISAQYTAGDLSKKIYVDSVTEINQLAETLNRMAEEIQAKITLIQNEKNEIVAIVNSMVEGVIAVDNNLRVISVNPAFAQMFNINHLESTGKLLMETIRNNELNELAAKVLQSGENITAEITLLVPIEKTIEVIGSPLFSNREISGCVLVIHDVTDLRKLERMRKEFVANVSHELKTPLTAIKGYIETLLDGAIDDRENSRRFLTIVESHTNRLIRIVDDVLQLSELESKGIVNEFQAVELKPLLDEILPIFTRQLAQRDIQVKLNLPASLSAIRANREQLKEVFLNLLDNAIKFNQVHGTIEITAIESDREISVSISDTGIGIPEQDLPRIFERFYRVDKTRSRDLGGTGLGLAIVKHIIDQHNGTITVTSELGRGSCFRFALPKMKN; encoded by the coding sequence ATGCAGTTACCGAGAACGTTCCAAAATCGGCTCATCGTAACGTATCTTATCATTTCGGTATTGGTAATTTTCTTTCTAGGGTTCATTGTTGATTTGACACTGGAAAAAGAAGCGATTAACCATCTCCGAGAATCGTTAGGTATCCAAGCGAATATTGCTGCGCAATTCGTTGATACTGCTCCAGTTGACCAGCGAGATATTGACACGCTCGATGCCATAGCGAAAAAAGTCAAACGGTTAACCGGATGTCGAACAACAATTATTGCGGTTGATGGCGAGGTACTCGGCGATTCTGACGAACCGCGAGAGAAAATCCCGCTGATGGAAAACCATCGCTATCGTCCGGAAGTGAAACAAGCGTTATCCGGACAATTTGCTAGTTCGATTCGATATTCGGATACGGTACGACAGAAAATGCTCTATGTTGCCATCCCCTTAACGGGAACTTCCACATTCTCAACCGCTAGAAACGAAGCAATTTCCTCCACCTTAGCTCCATCAGTAAACGGTGTCATTCGACTAGCGATACCGTTGAAAACAGTGCAAGCGCTGCGCTGGTCGATCCGGCACGTCGTGTTCGTTGGAGCGTTGATAGCGTTGTTTGTCAGTATCCTTACTGGCGTTCTGATGGCTCGTTCCGTTACCAGCCCGATTAAAGAGATTAACCGGATTTCCGCACAGTATACCGCTGGCGATTTAAGTAAAAAGATTTATGTTGATTCGGTAACAGAAATCAACCAATTAGCGGAAACCTTGAACCGAATGGCAGAAGAAATTCAGGCGAAAATCACACTCATCCAGAATGAGAAAAACGAAATCGTCGCGATTGTGAACAGTATGGTTGAAGGAGTCATAGCGGTAGATAACAATTTGCGCGTGATTTCGGTCAATCCGGCATTCGCGCAGATGTTTAATATCAATCACCTCGAAAGCACTGGGAAATTATTGATGGAGACGATTCGGAATAATGAATTGAACGAACTTGCTGCGAAGGTACTTCAATCTGGTGAGAATATCACGGCAGAAATTACCCTCTTAGTTCCGATCGAGAAAACGATTGAGGTCATCGGTTCGCCCTTATTTTCTAATCGCGAGATAAGCGGATGCGTTCTGGTGATCCACGACGTAACCGACCTGCGTAAACTCGAAAGAATGCGAAAAGAATTTGTTGCTAACGTTTCCCACGAACTCAAAACGCCGTTAACCGCAATTAAAGGATATATCGAAACGTTACTCGACGGCGCAATAGACGACCGAGAGAATAGTCGGCGGTTCCTAACCATAGTTGAATCCCATACAAATCGGTTAATCCGAATCGTGGATGATGTCCTTCAGCTCTCCGAGTTAGAGTCAAAAGGAATTGTGAACGAATTTCAAGCAGTCGAACTCAAACCGCTGCTCGATGAAATTCTCCCGATATTCACTCGGCAGCTCGCGCAACGGGATATTCAGGTTAAACTCAATCTACCCGCGTCGCTATCCGCGATCCGAGCGAACCGTGAACAATTGAAAGAGGTGTTCCTGAATCTCCTCGATAATGCCATCAAGTTTAATCAAGTCCATGGTACCATCGAGATTACCGCGATTGAATCCGACCGTGAAATATCGGTTTCAATTTCCGATACCGGAATCGGGATACCGGAACAAGACCTACCCCGAATTTTTGAACGATTCTATCGCGTCGATAAAACTCGCTCGCGCGACCTTGGCGGGACTGGACTCGGACTTGCTATTGTGAAACATATCATCGACCAACATAACGGGACGATTACCGTTACCAGCGAACTCGGGCGAGGTTCCTGCTTTCGATTTGCCTTACCTAAAATGAAAAACTAG
- a CDS encoding response regulator transcription factor has translation MLKPKILVVDDEKDIVELIRYNLEKEGYRVISANDGTGALKLAEKEVPNLIVLDLMLPELDGLEVCKLLKRNVQTASIPILMVTAKSTETDKVVGLELGADDYVTKPFSPRELVARIKAILRRTSELKSEPVSETIKVGQLKFDFAKYIVTVNNRAIDLTSKEIELLKTLIAAKGRVLTRDYLLDRVWGIADSSEIETRTIDVHIAQLRKKLGSEGARIITVKNVGYRFDLET, from the coding sequence ATGCTGAAACCGAAGATACTGGTTGTTGATGATGAGAAAGATATCGTTGAATTGATTCGATACAATCTGGAAAAAGAAGGCTATCGAGTTATTTCTGCAAACGATGGAACGGGAGCGTTAAAACTTGCGGAAAAAGAGGTACCGAATCTGATTGTGTTAGATTTAATGCTGCCGGAACTTGATGGGTTAGAAGTATGTAAACTGCTCAAACGCAACGTTCAAACCGCAAGTATCCCAATTCTGATGGTAACCGCAAAATCCACGGAAACCGATAAAGTTGTCGGGCTTGAACTCGGAGCAGATGATTATGTAACGAAACCGTTTAGCCCGCGGGAATTAGTCGCTCGAATTAAAGCGATACTGCGTCGAACAAGCGAACTGAAATCAGAACCGGTTAGCGAAACCATTAAAGTCGGACAATTGAAATTCGATTTCGCGAAATATATTGTTACCGTGAATAATCGAGCGATCGACTTGACTTCGAAAGAAATCGAGTTATTAAAAACTCTCATAGCGGCAAAAGGCAGGGTTTTAACCCGAGATTATCTCCTCGACCGTGTCTGGGGGATAGCTGACTCGAGTGAAATAGAAACCAGAACGATTGATGTCCATATCGCGCAGTTACGGAAAAAGCTGGGCAGCGAAGGAGCGCGAATTATAACGGTAAAAAATGTGGGATACCGATTCGACCTCGAAACGTAG
- a CDS encoding nucleoside 2-deoxyribosyltransferase translates to MQKPQPDFDNRLRKALLCQGEPDRVPLAELMVDPVVMEQFMGKPCWEPKLRDRLPDYLEFWCTAGYDYVKLSPSVNLNPAGIKPKEGARISAENDTGRERAWAPEGTGFITSMQEFESFQWPNLNEIDYSVFERVQPLLPDGMKIIGQYGDIFTFAWEFMGFEQFSYALVEQPELVEALINKLGEIEYAMFATMAEVPNIGALWYSDDIAYTEGLLVAPSVLRKYLFPWMKKIGDLCKKRNIPFIYHTDGVLWEVMDDLIDCGINALHPIEPKAMDIVEVKQRLAGKVAVIGNIDLGYTLTRGTPEEVAAEVKQRIKDVAPGGGYALGSSNTVPNYVPVQNYRAMVETCREFGKYPIQL, encoded by the coding sequence ATGCAAAAACCACAACCGGATTTCGACAACCGTTTACGAAAAGCACTATTATGCCAAGGTGAACCCGACCGGGTACCATTAGCGGAATTGATGGTCGACCCGGTTGTGATGGAGCAGTTTATGGGCAAACCTTGTTGGGAACCAAAACTGCGAGACCGGTTACCGGATTATCTCGAATTCTGGTGTACTGCCGGCTACGATTACGTTAAACTTTCGCCGTCAGTCAACTTAAATCCTGCAGGGATAAAACCGAAAGAAGGTGCCCGAATTTCTGCCGAGAATGATACCGGTCGAGAACGAGCTTGGGCGCCAGAAGGAACCGGATTTATCACGTCAATGCAGGAGTTCGAATCATTCCAATGGCCTAACCTAAACGAGATAGATTATTCGGTGTTCGAACGAGTCCAGCCGCTGCTTCCGGATGGAATGAAAATTATCGGGCAGTATGGCGATATATTCACGTTTGCTTGGGAATTTATGGGGTTCGAACAGTTTTCCTACGCGTTGGTAGAACAGCCGGAATTAGTCGAAGCGTTAATCAATAAACTCGGTGAAATAGAATATGCTATGTTTGCGACGATGGCTGAAGTGCCGAATATAGGTGCGTTGTGGTATAGTGATGATATAGCGTATACGGAAGGATTATTAGTTGCGCCGTCAGTATTACGGAAATATTTATTCCCGTGGATGAAAAAAATCGGTGACCTCTGCAAGAAACGGAATATCCCGTTCATTTACCATACCGACGGTGTGTTATGGGAAGTTATGGACGATTTGATTGATTGCGGGATTAACGCTTTGCATCCGATTGAACCGAAAGCGATGGATATCGTTGAAGTAAAACAGCGGTTAGCGGGGAAAGTTGCGGTTATCGGCAATATTGATTTAGGATATACGTTAACCCGGGGTACGCCGGAAGAGGTTGCCGCTGAAGTGAAACAGCGAATTAAAGACGTTGCGCCTGGTGGCGGATATGCGCTGGGTTCATCGAATACCGTTCCGAACTATGTGCCAGTGCAGAATTATCGCGCCATGGTTGAAACTTGCCGAGAGTTTGGAAAATACCCCATCCAACTATAA
- the gspG gene encoding type II secretion system major pseudopilin GspG, translating to MRKKRLCYFPHGFTLMEIMLVVVIIAILAGFIIPNAVKQLPGVKIDRTKADIVNISNVIDLYYMHNGNYPTTDQGLQALIEKPTSAPIPKDWRGPYLKKKQVPVDPWGNEYKYKCPGDHNPEEYDIWSMGPDGQDGSEDDIGNWEKPEKK from the coding sequence ATGAGAAAGAAAAGATTATGTTATTTTCCTCATGGATTCACATTAATGGAAATAATGCTCGTAGTGGTTATTATTGCTATTCTGGCTGGGTTTATTATACCCAATGCGGTTAAACAGCTACCGGGCGTAAAAATTGACCGGACGAAAGCCGATATTGTCAATATTAGCAACGTGATTGATTTATATTATATGCATAACGGCAATTATCCGACGACTGACCAAGGACTCCAAGCGTTAATTGAGAAACCGACTTCAGCGCCAATACCGAAAGACTGGCGTGGTCCGTATCTTAAGAAGAAACAGGTTCCGGTAGACCCGTGGGGCAACGAATATAAATATAAATGTCCAGGAGACCATAATCCGGAAGAATATGATATTTGGTCAATGGGACCCGATGGACAAGATGGCTCAGAAGATGATATCGGCAACTGGGAGAAACCAGAAAAGAAATAG
- the dnaA gene encoding chromosomal replication initiator protein DnaA codes for MYEKIINNNSTTSSLDLWQETLRILEKRISRENLQVWFQAIRGYEFAEGKLSLFVPSKYYQDWISSHFLEDIMNAVEEITGQRIIIQFQIGELGLRNRTRDLENAESGEPTMRRIEERSTLYPYTYGSIHQVKSGVISQDQYRGETFERSYLNPRYTFETFVVGASNRLAQAAALAVAQNPAKQYNPLFLYGGVGLGKTHLMQAIGHYIQKTNPQAKVVYITSEKFLNAFIYAMQSTQIQEFNARYRNVDILIIDDIQFIAGKEQTQEVFFHTFNALHEASKQIVVSSDRPPKEIPTLEERLRSRFEWGLIADIQPPDFETRVAILKKKAYQDRISIPDEVTYYIAENITSNIRELEGCLVKLGATAAFTSQPITLEMAKTALSRLLTEKKVATINIELIQKRVAAYYNITLEELLGQKRTKGIVQPRQVAMYLCRNLTNCSFPEIGAAFGKRDHTTVIHACNKIEQDLQTDANFRRVVNHIIQQIKE; via the coding sequence ATGTATGAAAAGATAATAAATAATAATTCTACTACTTCATCATTAGATTTATGGCAGGAGACGTTGCGCATTTTAGAGAAGCGGATTAGTCGTGAGAATTTACAGGTTTGGTTTCAGGCGATTCGCGGGTATGAATTCGCGGAGGGTAAACTTAGTCTATTCGTTCCCAGTAAATATTATCAGGATTGGATTAGTTCCCATTTTCTCGAAGATATTATGAATGCGGTTGAAGAAATCACCGGGCAACGAATTATCATCCAATTCCAGATTGGTGAACTGGGGTTGCGGAACCGAACCAGAGATTTAGAGAATGCGGAATCCGGAGAACCAACCATGCGGCGCATCGAAGAACGGTCTACTCTTTACCCATACACCTATGGATCTATTCACCAGGTAAAATCAGGAGTCATTTCACAAGACCAATATCGTGGCGAAACTTTTGAACGCAGTTATCTGAATCCGCGATATACGTTTGAAACGTTTGTGGTAGGTGCGAGCAATCGTTTAGCGCAAGCGGCAGCGTTAGCGGTTGCGCAGAATCCGGCAAAACAATATAATCCACTGTTTTTGTATGGCGGCGTAGGATTAGGGAAAACGCATCTGATGCAAGCTATCGGCCATTATATCCAAAAAACCAATCCGCAAGCGAAAGTGGTATATATTACCAGCGAGAAATTTTTAAATGCGTTTATTTACGCTATGCAATCCACCCAAATTCAAGAGTTTAACGCACGATATCGCAACGTAGATATTTTAATTATTGACGATATCCAGTTTATTGCCGGAAAAGAACAGACGCAAGAAGTTTTTTTCCATACCTTTAATGCGCTCCATGAAGCGAGTAAACAGATTGTGGTAAGTAGCGACCGACCCCCGAAAGAAATTCCGACGCTGGAAGAACGGCTTCGTTCTCGGTTTGAATGGGGGCTAATTGCGGATATTCAGCCGCCGGATTTTGAAACTCGGGTTGCGATTCTTAAGAAGAAAGCATATCAAGACCGGATTTCTATCCCCGACGAGGTGACGTATTATATTGCTGAGAATATCACGTCAAATATCCGCGAGCTGGAAGGATGTTTGGTTAAACTTGGTGCGACTGCTGCGTTTACCAGCCAGCCGATAACGCTCGAGATGGCAAAAACCGCGTTAAGTCGGCTGCTGACCGAAAAGAAAGTGGCGACTATAAATATTGAGTTAATTCAAAAGCGGGTAGCTGCGTATTACAATATTACTCTCGAAGAACTCTTAGGGCAGAAACGAACGAAAGGAATCGTTCAGCCGCGGCAGGTAGCGATGTATTTATGTCGGAATTTAACCAATTGTTCTTTTCCGGAAATAGGCGCAGCGTTCGGAAAACGTGACCATACGACGGTTATCCACGCTTGCAATAAAATCGAACAGGATTTGCAAACCGATGCGAATTTCCGCCGGGTAGTTAACCATATTATTCAACAGATTAAAGAATAA
- a CDS encoding FAD-dependent oxidoreductase translates to MQKVTILGAGLAGLAAGYELVQKDIPVEIIESEPTIGGLASSIHYRGFTFDLGPHRIYSEFPEIIQFIQELCKDELISVKRRSRLRLHNRYYQYPLRAGELFRYFSPVLPVTFLASYFFTGIKNWFSIPDELSYSGWLTNRFGKAMTEFFFEPYAQKVWGIPPEELSCDIAKKRLAQENLMETIRDVFRGHKQESIQTAVPEFLYPKSGIGLIAEKLAESIRKKNGIIYVNHSVVGLQKSDGSITKIVIENKLDSSRIELPINHLISTIPLPTLIALLTEDQKLRTISSSLKFRNIILLNVMVNKAEITQETWLYFPEKQFPFTRIYEPKNFSQTLCPEGKSSIVVEVTCSPTDALWSSPDAEIYSALIPFLKQAELIEDEDEIEDYLVIRISHAYPIYDLAYQIKLNKLFEYLARFVNLITTGRQGLFHHNNLDHSIIMGREAAQYIVGHPQESISWYQKLYQFDRFRVID, encoded by the coding sequence ATGCAAAAGGTAACGATACTAGGCGCTGGTTTAGCTGGATTAGCTGCCGGGTATGAGTTGGTACAGAAAGATATTCCAGTTGAAATTATTGAATCGGAACCCACAATAGGTGGATTAGCATCAAGTATTCATTATCGTGGATTTACCTTCGATTTGGGACCGCATCGAATCTATTCAGAATTCCCGGAAATAATCCAGTTTATTCAGGAACTTTGCAAAGATGAGTTGATTTCGGTCAAACGTCGGAGCCGGCTCCGGTTACATAATCGGTATTATCAGTATCCGTTACGTGCTGGGGAACTCTTTCGATATTTTTCTCCGGTCTTACCAGTAACATTTCTCGCGAGTTATTTTTTTACCGGAATAAAAAACTGGTTTTCGATACCGGATGAATTAAGTTATAGCGGGTGGTTGACCAATCGTTTCGGGAAAGCGATGACCGAATTTTTTTTTGAACCCTATGCCCAAAAAGTATGGGGAATACCGCCGGAGGAATTATCTTGCGATATTGCAAAAAAACGACTGGCGCAAGAGAATTTAATGGAAACAATCCGGGATGTATTTCGTGGGCATAAACAAGAGAGTATCCAAACCGCAGTGCCTGAGTTTCTCTATCCCAAAAGCGGGATTGGTCTGATTGCGGAAAAACTTGCGGAATCAATTCGGAAAAAAAATGGAATAATCTATGTAAACCATTCAGTCGTTGGTTTACAGAAATCCGATGGTAGCATTACCAAGATTGTGATAGAAAATAAGCTTGATTCCTCACGCATCGAGCTTCCCATAAACCATCTGATTTCGACGATCCCCTTGCCAACCCTCATCGCATTGTTAACGGAAGACCAAAAACTGCGAACGATAAGTTCTTCGCTTAAATTTCGGAATATCATTCTACTCAATGTGATGGTGAACAAAGCGGAAATAACGCAAGAAACCTGGCTCTATTTTCCAGAAAAACAGTTCCCGTTTACGCGTATCTACGAACCGAAAAATTTTAGTCAAACCTTATGTCCTGAAGGTAAAAGCTCGATCGTTGTTGAAGTAACCTGTTCTCCGACAGATGCGCTATGGTCGAGTCCCGATGCTGAGATATATAGTGCCCTAATTCCGTTTCTCAAACAAGCGGAATTAATCGAGGACGAAGATGAAATAGAAGATTATTTAGTTATCCGGATTTCTCATGCGTATCCGATATATGATTTAGCCTATCAAATTAAACTCAATAAGTTGTTTGAATATTTAGCCAGATTTGTTAACCTAATTACTACAGGGCGGCAAGGATTATTCCACCATAATAATCTTGACCATTCAATAATCATGGGCAGGGAAGCAGCGCAATATATTGTAGGACATCCGCAAGAATCCATTTCGTGGTATCAAAAATTATACCAATTTGATAGATTTCGGGTAATCGATTAG